In the genome of Nocardioides sp. NBC_00368, the window GGGCGTGGTCGGCAGGAGGTAGTCGTGGCGACCGTGCACGAACGCCGTCGTCCAGGAGCCGTGCACGTGCCAGATCAGGATTCTCATTCCCCCTCGGTGCCCGGGAGCACCTTCGGTGATGCGGCGGGGCAGGACAAGTTCGGCGATGAGGCGACTCAAAGCGTTTCGCGTCGGGTACGGGAACCACTTCGCATCCCTATCCGGTCCGGAAGGCAGCACAGATGAAGGTCCTCGGCGTCAACGCCCTCTTCCACGACCCCAGCGCAGCGCTCGTCATCGACGGCAGGACCGTCGCGGCGACCGAGGAGGAGCGCTTCTCTCGCCGCAAGCACGGCCACCGGCCGGTGCCGTTCGCGGCCTGGGAGCTCCCCGACCACGCCATCCGATGGTGCCTGGAGGAGGCCGGGCTCGAGCCGGGTGACCTGGACGCCGTGGCGTACTCCTACGACTGCTCCCTGGCCCGGCCGGCGGCCGACATGGGGCTGCACGACCCGTGGGACGGCCTGCGCCAGGCGTACGCCTCGCACGCAGCCGACTTCCTCACCAACGTCCTGCCCGGCCTGGACCGGGACGACGTACGCTTCGTGCCCCACCACGTCGCCCACGCTGCCTCCGCGGCGCTGGCCTCGCCGTACGTGGCCGAGGGCAGCGACGTGCTCGTCCTCGACGGCCGCGGTGAGTGCCACAGCCATCTCGCCGGGCGCTACGACCAGAACGGGTCGCTCATGACCCTGCGCACCCAGGAGCTCCCGCACTCGCTCGGCCTGGTCTTCGAGGAGCTCACCGAGCATCTGGGGTTCCTGCGCGCCAACGACGAGTACAAGGTGATGGCGCTCGCCTCCTACGGCAAGCCGTTCGCTTCCAGCGGCCACCGGATGGACGAGCTCACCGAGCGGATCCGGCTCACCGGGGACGGCGGCTTCATCACCGAGCCCATCGACTGGTCCGCCCTGGCACCACGGCTGAGGCCCGGCGAGGACTGGACCGCCGACCATGCCGACCTGGCCGCGAGCGTGCAGCTGCGCTTCGAGGAAGTGCTGGTCGAGCTCGCCCGGTGGCTCCGCACACGGACCGGCGGCAACCACCTGACCCTCGCCGGCGGGGTGGCGCTCAACTGCGTGGCCAACACCCGGCTGGTCGAGCGCAGCGGGTACGAGAACATCTGGGTCCAGCCTGCCGCCGGCGACGCGGGCACGGCGCTCGGGGCGGCCCTGCAGATCGCTGCCGACCAGGGCGACCGCCTCGAGCCCATGCCGGGCGCCGCCCTCGGCCGCGAGTGGTCCGAGGAGGAGATCGAGGCGACGCTGCGTACGGCCCATGTGGCCTACGAGCGCCCCCGCGACCTGGCCGCGACCGTGGCCGAGAGCCTGGCCGGCAACGGGATCGTCGCGTGGTTCCAGGGACGAAGCGAGTTCGGGCCCCGCGCGCTCGGGCACCGTTCGCTGCTCGCCCACCCCGGCCGCCAGGAGAACCTCGAGCGGATCAACGACGTCAAGGGCCGCGAGCAGTTCCGGCCGGTGGCGCCGATGGTGCTCGCCGAGCGCGCGGCCGACATCTTCGAGCGCGGACCGCTGCCCTCGCCCTACATGCTGTTCGTCCACGACGTCACCGCGGAGTGGCACACGCTGATCCCGACGGTGACCCACGTCGACGGCACCGCCCGGGTCCAGACCGTGGACCCTCAGGAGGAACCACTGGTGGCGCGGATGCTCGCCGAGTTCGAGGCCCGGACCGGGCTGCCCGTCGTCGTCAACACCAGCCTCAACACCGCGGGCCGGCCGATGGTCGACTCGCCGCGGGACGCGTTGGAGTGCTTCGGGTCGGCACCGATCGACCTGCTCGCCATCGGCCCGTTCGTCGTACGCCGCGCAAGGACGAATCCATGACCATCGACACCACCATCGTCATCCCGACCGTCGGCCGACCGAGCCTGGGCGTGCTGCTGGACGCGCTGGCGAGGCAGACGGTGCCGCTGCACCACCCCGTGCTCGTGGTCGACGACCGCCCTGACGGCGAAGACCTGATCGTCGGCGACCGGTCGATCGACGTCGAGGTGATCCGCACCGGAGGCGGCGGCCCGGCCCGCGCCCGCAACATCGGCTGGCGGCACACCCGCACGCCCTGGGTCTCGTTCCTCGACGACGACGTGGTGCCGGACGTGTCCTGGTATCGCGACCTCATCGCCGACCTGCGTCTGCTCGAGGACTACCCCGAGCAGGAGATCGTCGGGAGCCAGGGCCGGCTCACCGTCCCGCTTCCCGAGGATCGACGCCCCACCGACTGGGAGCGCGGCACCGCGAGCCTGGAGACGTCGGCGTGGATCACCGCCGACATGAGCTACCGCCGCGACCGGATCGCCGCGGTGGGCGGGTTCGACGAGCGCTTCCAGCGGGCCTTCCGTGAGGACGCCGACCTGGCTCTGCGCCTCGGCGCCGACCGCGGCCGGATCGTCGCCGGCAGCCGCCACGTCACCCACCCCGTGCGGCCCTCCGACGACTGGGCCAGCCTGCGTGCCCAGGCGGGCAATGCCGACGACATCCTGATGCGGGCCGTCCACGGACCGGGCTGGCACGAGCGCGCGAAGGCTCCCGAGGGGCGCCGGAAGGCCCACCTGGCCACCACGGCGGCGGGGGCGCTCGCCATCGCCGGCCTGCTGTCGCGACGGCGCCTGCTCGCCAGGGCCGGGGCCTTGGGGTGGCTCGCGGGCACCGCCGAGCTCGCCTGGCATCGCATCGCGCCCGGTCCGCGGACTCCCGCCGAGATCCGGCGCATGCTGCTGACCAGCGCCGCGATCCCGGCGGCGGCGACCTGGCATCTGCTCCGGGGCGTACGTCGCCACCATCGCGCGACGCCGTGGCGAGGAATCCCGGAGCTGGTCCTGCTCGACCGGGACGGCACCCTGATCGAGGACGTGCCCTACAACGGCGACCCCGACCTGGTACGCCCGCTCCCCGGGGTGCGCGAGGCCCTCGACCGGCTCCGTGCGGAGGGCGTACGACTCATGATCGTGACCAACCAGTCCGGCATCGGCCGAGGCGTCATCAGCGAGCAGCAGGTCGACGCCGTGGACCAGCGGGTCGTCGAGCTCCTCGGCCCGTTCGAGGCGGTGCTCCGCTGCCCGCACTCCCCCGACGACCGCTGCGGGTGTCGCAAACCCGCCCCTGACCTGATCAAACGCGCTCTCGTCAGCACCGACGTACATCCGGACCGGGCGATCATGGTCGGCGACATCGGCAGCGACATGGATGCCGCGAAGCACGCCGGCGTGAGCGGCTGCCTGGTCCCGACGCTGCGGACCCGCCGCGAGGAGATCGACGCAGCCCCGCGCACCGCGGTGGGCCTCGTCCAGGCCGTCGACCTGATGCTGGGAGGCGTGTGGTGAGGACCCTCGTCGTACGCCTTGACTCGATGGGCGACGTGCTTCTCGCCGGCCCGGCGGTGCGCGCGATGGCCGCGACCAGCGACCACGTGACGATGCTGTGCGGCCCGCTCGGCCGCGAGGCCGCCGAGCTGCTGCCGGGCGTCGACGAGGTGCTGTGCTGGGAGGCACCGTGGATCGCCGCGGACCCGCCACCGGTCGATGCCGACGAGGTCGACCTGCTGCGCAAACGGCTCGAGGCCGGGCTGTTCGACCGGGCGGTGATCCTGACCAGCTTCCACCAGTCGCCGCTACCGACCGCACTCGTCCTCAGGCTCGCCGGGATCGGCCGGCTGGCCGCGGTGAGCACCGACTATCCCGGCTCGCTGCTCGACCACCGGGTGCGCGTCGAGGAGGACATCCCCGAGCCCGAACGGGCGCTCGCGGTCGCCATCGCCTGCGGCGGCCGACTGCCCGACGGCGACGACGGCCGGCTCGCGGTCAGGGCCGGCCGGGCTCCGAACGACCTTCTGGCTCCGTACGTCGTCCTCCATCCGGGCACCTCGGCACCAGCACGCGCCTGGCCGGCGGACGGCTTCCGTGACCTGTGCCGACGGCTGAGCGCGCTCGGGATCGGTGTCGTCGTGACCGGCGGCCCCGCGGAACGGCGGCTGACGGCGTACGTCGCCGGGGGCCGTAGCACCGACCTGGGCGGCGAGCTCGCCCTCGACGAGCTCGCCGGCGTCCTCGCCCGGGCCGAGGCGGTGGTGGTCGCCAACACCGGCCCCGCCCATCTGGCCGCAGCCGTCGGCACCCCGGTCGTCTCGCTCTACGCCCCGACGATCAGCGCCGAGCGCTGGGCACCCTACGGCGTCGACCGTGTGCTCCTCGGCGACCAGCACGCTCCCTGTCGCGACACCCGCGCCCGGGAGTGCCCGGTGCCCGGGCACCCGTGCCTGACAAGCGTCACGCCGGAG includes:
- a CDS encoding HAD-IIIA family hydrolase, with protein sequence MTIDTTIVIPTVGRPSLGVLLDALARQTVPLHHPVLVVDDRPDGEDLIVGDRSIDVEVIRTGGGGPARARNIGWRHTRTPWVSFLDDDVVPDVSWYRDLIADLRLLEDYPEQEIVGSQGRLTVPLPEDRRPTDWERGTASLETSAWITADMSYRRDRIAAVGGFDERFQRAFREDADLALRLGADRGRIVAGSRHVTHPVRPSDDWASLRAQAGNADDILMRAVHGPGWHERAKAPEGRRKAHLATTAAGALAIAGLLSRRRLLARAGALGWLAGTAELAWHRIAPGPRTPAEIRRMLLTSAAIPAAATWHLLRGVRRHHRATPWRGIPELVLLDRDGTLIEDVPYNGDPDLVRPLPGVREALDRLRAEGVRLMIVTNQSGIGRGVISEQQVDAVDQRVVELLGPFEAVLRCPHSPDDRCGCRKPAPDLIKRALVSTDVHPDRAIMVGDIGSDMDAAKHAGVSGCLVPTLRTRREEIDAAPRTAVGLVQAVDLMLGGVW
- a CDS encoding carbamoyltransferase family protein, with translation MKVLGVNALFHDPSAALVIDGRTVAATEEERFSRRKHGHRPVPFAAWELPDHAIRWCLEEAGLEPGDLDAVAYSYDCSLARPAADMGLHDPWDGLRQAYASHAADFLTNVLPGLDRDDVRFVPHHVAHAASAALASPYVAEGSDVLVLDGRGECHSHLAGRYDQNGSLMTLRTQELPHSLGLVFEELTEHLGFLRANDEYKVMALASYGKPFASSGHRMDELTERIRLTGDGGFITEPIDWSALAPRLRPGEDWTADHADLAASVQLRFEEVLVELARWLRTRTGGNHLTLAGGVALNCVANTRLVERSGYENIWVQPAAGDAGTALGAALQIAADQGDRLEPMPGAALGREWSEEEIEATLRTAHVAYERPRDLAATVAESLAGNGIVAWFQGRSEFGPRALGHRSLLAHPGRQENLERINDVKGREQFRPVAPMVLAERAADIFERGPLPSPYMLFVHDVTAEWHTLIPTVTHVDGTARVQTVDPQEEPLVARMLAEFEARTGLPVVVNTSLNTAGRPMVDSPRDALECFGSAPIDLLAIGPFVVRRARTNP
- a CDS encoding glycosyltransferase family 9 protein, producing MRTLVVRLDSMGDVLLAGPAVRAMAATSDHVTMLCGPLGREAAELLPGVDEVLCWEAPWIAADPPPVDADEVDLLRKRLEAGLFDRAVILTSFHQSPLPTALVLRLAGIGRLAAVSTDYPGSLLDHRVRVEEDIPEPERALAVAIACGGRLPDGDDGRLAVRAGRAPNDLLAPYVVLHPGTSAPARAWPADGFRDLCRRLSALGIGVVVTGGPAERRLTAYVAGGRSTDLGGELALDELAGVLARAEAVVVANTGPAHLAAAVGTPVVSLYAPTISAERWAPYGVDRVLLGDQHAPCRDTRARECPVPGHPCLTSVTPEHVVNALGTLGVRPPDLVGRSR